Proteins from one Candidatus Desulfovibrio trichonymphae genomic window:
- a CDS encoding DUF4881 domain-containing protein encodes MKIRTLLISVLAFSFALAACDFNGDVEQGRAVAFDPATKTMTIVVDANRNSANPSYTGAVITYKLPVEAKEMGPKPIVGGLLKINLDKSLVIFDPISNAPKEMTVEFTDVEKNIGSKHPKVAGKTFPLIDEEKGRVTIYASDLKALITFKPQRLLSPEVWTAGDIMRVAYHNDDKIQAIRVMNVSKTDIFKR; translated from the coding sequence ATGAAAATACGTACATTGCTGATATCGGTCCTGGCCTTCTCCTTTGCCCTCGCGGCCTGTGATTTTAACGGCGACGTGGAACAGGGGCGCGCGGTGGCCTTTGACCCCGCAACAAAAACAATGACCATTGTGGTGGACGCAAACCGCAACAGCGCCAATCCCAGCTATACCGGCGCGGTCATCACCTACAAGCTGCCTGTCGAAGCAAAGGAAATGGGGCCCAAACCCATAGTGGGCGGCCTTCTGAAGATCAATCTGGACAAGTCGTTGGTTATTTTTGACCCGATTTCCAATGCCCCAAAAGAAATGACTGTGGAATTCACTGATGTGGAAAAGAACATCGGTTCCAAGCACCCCAAAGTGGCAGGCAAGACTTTTCCGTTGATAGACGAGGAAAAAGGGAGAGTCACCATCTATGCGTCTGATTTAAAAGCGCTTATAACCTTTAAGCCCCAGCGGCTTCTGTCGCCGGAAGTCTGGACGGCCGGAGATATAATGCGCGTCGCCTATCATAACGACGACAAAATACAGGCCATACGTGTGATGAACGTTTCAAAAACAGATATCTTCAAGAGATAG
- a CDS encoding sulfite exporter TauE/SafE family protein: MEWLYMLMPISGVNIFWPGLIILGLGVGIIGGFFGLGGAWMVTPGLNILGFPMAFAIGTDVAQMAGKSLISTMRHGKFGNVDYLLGLVMLMGTVVGVEIGAQMVMWLERIGQVDKVVRWLYVVLLILLAWLVFHDVAKRKQKEREAKAKNQELEQGATGLDWASKLQAIHVPPMVYFKRAGVTCSFWLPITVSLFTGWLAGILGIGGGLIRMPALVYLIGCPTHLAVGTDLFEVAISGLYGAASYTYKGRTELVAAIIMLCGAAIGAQIGVVATKYVKGYGIRIVFGLAVLGCLMSVLLKLLQAELPSIAGLLGTLATIEVLAFVSAISVYIAARMVQGAKAELAAKRQKAGN, encoded by the coding sequence ATGGAATGGCTTTATATGTTGATGCCCATTTCCGGCGTAAATATTTTTTGGCCCGGTTTGATCATTCTCGGGCTGGGCGTCGGCATTATCGGCGGGTTCTTTGGTTTGGGCGGTGCGTGGATGGTAACTCCGGGTCTTAACATTCTCGGCTTTCCCATGGCCTTTGCTATCGGCACGGACGTGGCGCAAATGGCTGGCAAATCTTTGATTTCAACCATGCGTCACGGCAAATTCGGCAATGTTGACTATCTGCTTGGCCTGGTCATGCTTATGGGCACCGTTGTGGGCGTGGAAATAGGCGCGCAGATGGTCATGTGGCTTGAACGGATTGGGCAGGTGGACAAAGTGGTACGCTGGCTCTATGTGGTGCTGTTGATCCTTCTCGCTTGGCTGGTCTTTCACGATGTGGCCAAGCGCAAGCAAAAGGAACGCGAGGCAAAGGCAAAAAATCAGGAGCTGGAACAGGGCGCCACAGGCCTTGATTGGGCCTCCAAGCTTCAGGCCATCCACGTTCCGCCCATGGTTTACTTCAAACGGGCTGGCGTGACCTGCTCGTTCTGGCTGCCCATTACTGTAAGTCTCTTCACAGGCTGGCTGGCCGGCATTCTTGGTATCGGTGGAGGTCTTATCCGTATGCCAGCTCTGGTCTATCTGATAGGTTGCCCCACGCACCTCGCCGTGGGAACCGACCTTTTTGAAGTGGCCATTTCCGGCCTCTACGGCGCCGCCTCCTATACCTATAAGGGCCGCACCGAGCTTGTCGCGGCCATTATCATGCTGTGCGGCGCCGCCATCGGCGCACAGATCGGCGTTGTCGCCACAAAATACGTCAAGGGTTACGGCATACGCATCGTCTTCGGCCTCGCTGTGCTGGGCTGTCTGATGTCTGTTTTGCTCAAACTGCTTCAAGCTGAATTGCCTTCAATCGCAGGTCTGCTCGGTACGCTGGCTACCATTGAGGTACTGGCCTTTGTGAGCGCCATTTCCGTCTACATCGCCGCCCGTATGGTTCAGGGCGCCAAGGCTGAACTCGCCGCCAAGCGACAGAAAGCCGGCAACTAG
- a CDS encoding DVU0150 family protein, whose product MKRMRRLWLWITGCALLLPVLMPSIALAAEKKADVVIVADTRQVDGILYMWAEMYNASHLFFAMVTMISIPVLGVILGFIADFFMTKIGIDLEHRELAEK is encoded by the coding sequence ATGAAAAGAATGCGCAGGCTTTGGTTATGGATTACGGGCTGCGCGCTGCTGTTGCCCGTGCTCATGCCTTCAATCGCCCTCGCGGCGGAGAAAAAGGCCGATGTAGTTATTGTGGCCGATACGCGCCAAGTGGACGGCATTTTGTATATGTGGGCGGAAATGTACAACGCAAGCCATTTATTTTTCGCTATGGTAACAATGATCAGCATTCCCGTTCTTGGCGTCATCCTTGGCTTTATAGCTGACTTTTTTATGACCAAGATCGGTATTGATCTCGAACACCGCGAACTGGCGGAAAAATAA
- a CDS encoding sigma 54-interacting transcriptional regulator, which yields MRIFLPVIAGNSLKTASLFVNRSILSQMLLLGLPLLAFVLLLLFYTNGRIVENIVNHTVARNAQFQTRIMALALEQLLAEARNHLLILAAGALDKQSMVRRLKLQIRSSNFHYREIAFIGLAPENKYLLLNYMGDIITVPPDVTMRTLSGPFHNVGSARLPGRVNVGQPLEVSYAFVPVSNSVQSLTFHVLRFSTPVHDAKGNFQGVLALSLDLAAMRDVVSAFSSDGAAGDGKESTNVRSLFFDRDGWMLFQSEKPNVEQRETPLSSDTVRAGFRGDFGRPGFSQAFRPAPDYLNYWDMVINVQNRRVGRISLPETGALWGDGQLRVEGVNYVPVTTPADTDDERNVIGGLAVLDSSFTATRTGTQLFSVYAFCFFGGMLLLGICLARITRAADKQLHALAVELQSRNEQNRDDPLVLPLLLPALEKIKGASNILLERLHGAMEHRLFRQAEATALSQREPVEDLPEPGNVPSHGLVGFSAVVQSLKSQVQKAAQVKADVLIVGETGTGKELVAEAIHQASERADGPFIAINCGALDEALLMDTLFGHVQGAFTEAKHPRKGAFLAAEGGTLLLDEVGNATPKVQQALLRTLATRRIRPLGADYDVPFDTRILAATNAELTGENTGGTFREDLYYRLAVITIRTPSLRNRKEDIPALLMHFLAEAVTARRPGMSRTIPKISRGALARLMRYDWPGNVRELKNILTNALTFCEKNLILAENIPIESGDDAPAMSHEGGEWYADKPGLAAAQRAQDNDWGKKFVQLNPRQKEILPRIMSLGSVSRQEYRALAGDNISVRTALYDLQAFVRLGIVRKEGRGPALRYLVVSSGDALDRAKGYTV from the coding sequence ATGCGTATTTTTTTGCCTGTTATTGCGGGAAATTCTTTAAAAACCGCTTCCCTTTTTGTCAATCGCAGCATACTCAGCCAGATGCTTCTGCTCGGTCTGCCTCTTCTGGCATTTGTGCTCTTGCTTCTTTTTTATACAAACGGCCGTATTGTCGAAAATATCGTCAATCATACCGTGGCGCGCAATGCGCAGTTCCAAACGCGCATCATGGCTCTCGCTTTAGAGCAATTGCTCGCGGAAGCGCGCAATCACCTTTTGATTCTGGCTGCGGGCGCGCTTGATAAGCAGTCAATGGTGCGACGTCTCAAACTTCAGATACGTTCATCGAATTTTCATTACCGTGAAATCGCCTTCATCGGGCTTGCGCCTGAAAACAAATATCTTTTGCTGAACTACATGGGCGATATTATTACTGTGCCGCCGGATGTTACCATGCGCACGTTGTCCGGCCCTTTTCACAATGTCGGTTCCGCCAGACTTCCCGGCCGTGTAAACGTGGGGCAGCCCCTGGAAGTGAGCTATGCCTTTGTACCGGTCAGTAATTCTGTGCAGAGTTTAACTTTTCACGTCCTGCGTTTTTCCACGCCTGTTCATGACGCGAAAGGGAATTTTCAAGGAGTGTTGGCGCTCTCGCTTGATCTGGCGGCCATGCGTGACGTTGTTTCCGCCTTTTCTTCCGATGGGGCCGCCGGAGATGGAAAAGAAAGCACCAATGTCCGCAGCCTTTTTTTTGACAGAGACGGCTGGATGCTCTTTCAGTCGGAAAAGCCGAATGTTGAGCAGCGTGAAACCCCTCTGAGCTCCGACACCGTACGGGCAGGCTTTCGTGGAGATTTTGGACGTCCTGGTTTCAGTCAGGCTTTTCGTCCTGCGCCGGATTATCTGAACTACTGGGATATGGTGATTAATGTACAAAACCGTCGTGTTGGCCGTATCTCTTTGCCGGAAACAGGTGCATTGTGGGGAGACGGCCAGTTGCGGGTGGAGGGCGTAAATTATGTACCTGTCACAACCCCTGCCGACACTGATGACGAACGGAACGTCATAGGCGGCCTTGCCGTGTTGGACAGCAGTTTTACGGCAACGCGCACCGGCACACAATTGTTCAGCGTCTATGCCTTCTGTTTTTTTGGAGGAATGTTGCTTTTGGGCATATGCCTGGCCAGAATTACCCGTGCAGCCGACAAACAGTTGCATGCGCTCGCCGTCGAGCTGCAAAGCCGCAATGAACAAAACAGAGATGATCCGCTTGTTCTGCCCCTTCTGTTGCCGGCGCTGGAGAAGATAAAAGGAGCTTCCAACATTCTGCTGGAGCGGCTGCACGGGGCGATGGAGCATCGACTTTTCAGGCAGGCTGAAGCGACAGCGTTGTCTCAAAGGGAACCGGTTGAGGATCTCCCTGAGCCGGGAAATGTGCCATCCCATGGTCTGGTTGGTTTTTCCGCAGTGGTACAGAGTTTGAAAAGCCAGGTGCAGAAAGCGGCGCAAGTGAAAGCGGACGTGTTGATTGTGGGGGAAACCGGCACCGGCAAAGAGCTTGTTGCTGAAGCCATTCATCAAGCAAGCGAGCGAGCGGACGGGCCTTTTATCGCCATCAATTGCGGTGCACTGGATGAAGCCTTGTTGATGGACACGCTTTTTGGTCATGTTCAGGGCGCCTTTACTGAAGCCAAACACCCTAGGAAAGGCGCTTTTCTTGCAGCGGAGGGCGGCACGCTTTTGCTTGACGAAGTGGGCAATGCCACGCCGAAAGTGCAACAGGCTTTGTTGCGCACACTCGCCACAAGGCGGATACGTCCTTTGGGAGCTGATTACGACGTGCCTTTTGACACCAGAATTCTCGCGGCCACCAATGCGGAACTCACCGGAGAAAATACGGGCGGCACATTTCGCGAAGACCTGTATTACCGCCTTGCCGTTATTACCATTCGTACGCCGTCTCTGCGCAATCGCAAGGAAGACATCCCCGCGTTGCTGATGCATTTTCTGGCAGAAGCCGTCACTGCGAGAAGGCCGGGAATGTCGCGGACTATCCCGAAAATCAGCCGCGGCGCTCTGGCCCGGCTTATGCGATACGACTGGCCCGGCAATGTGCGGGAGCTGAAAAATATCCTGACGAATGCCCTGACATTCTGTGAGAAAAATTTAATTCTTGCGGAAAATATTCCCATAGAATCTGGGGATGATGCGCCTGCAATGTCGCATGAAGGGGGGGAATGGTATGCGGACAAACCAGGTCTGGCTGCGGCGCAACGCGCACAGGACAACGATTGGGGCAAGAAATTTGTGCAGCTCAATCCGCGTCAAAAAGAAATTTTGCCGCGCATCATGTCCTTGGGCAGCGTCAGTCGCCAGGAATATCGCGCTCTTGCTGGCGATAATATATCCGTACGCACGGCACTGTATGACCTGCAGGCTTTTGTCCGGCTTGGTATAGTGCGCAAGGAAGGGCGCGGCCCGGCTCTGCGGTACCTTGTTGTTTCTTCTGGCGACGCGCTGGATCGGGCAAAAGGGTATACAGTATGA
- a CDS encoding PEP/pyruvate-binding domain-containing protein codes for MTAFVRRYDSFRDLLQANAELAALLADMDATQRGERPMEISWVRQKARRAILQCERMAEKLNNIAAGRYNGLTAAVAAIAGRIAGELEQHGHDDINALVLPLSKVNASMACSVGGKNANLGELRNMLDMPVPRGFAVTVQAGSMLLLRPRGLFKNIYDQLRAIDPETPSTAREASKTIEALILEVETPPDVADALFSAWDEAFGSGDGAILAALRSSAIAEDGAQSFAGQYRSIMGVSRRRLLTAFKQVVASLFSEHALAYRSMHGYPLEATGMGVCCLEMVHAKSAGVAFSRHPVDLRSNCVMINGLWGLGEMVADGVSTPDVWLVSRATKHVTNEIVAHKKFMMTLAESGAERLPHIVDVPEALRDAPCLTRDQVEQIAALALELECHYQFPQDMEWAIDENGAVVLLQTRPMGIDSTAELDAATLDNVNPLFSGADVAARGVGCGVVTPLKPGGDITHFPEGGVMLLAHSSPSVTTAIQRASAIIAETGSLTGHMASLCREFGVPTLMNVPGATSSLTAGQLVTVDAFSGRIFHGEIPELLALASSPRQPNINTPVLCLLRRVAPHLFPLHLTDPNSALFSPENCLSLHDVMRYAHEKSYTEMFQISDSLSESSAGASSRLVCNVPLDLFIIDLGGGLQHPEYRSVGPADILSAPFRQVINGMTHPDVQAKGPRPVNMRGFLSVVGRSMIGDNQQKDGARFGERSYAIVSDRYLNFSSRIGYHYAILDTWCGDTLSKNYIRFEFAGGGAGNKQRAKRVQCIALILSKLGFTVDVTGDRAYARFRKYPKLEMLPRLDQLGRLLIMTRQMDMLMVDEESVQLYATKFLNGEYH; via the coding sequence ATGACCGCCTTTGTTCGGCGCTATGATTCTTTCAGAGATCTTTTGCAGGCTAACGCAGAACTGGCAGCTCTTCTAGCGGATATGGATGCGACACAGCGCGGTGAGCGACCGATGGAAATCTCCTGGGTCCGCCAGAAAGCCAGAAGAGCTATTTTGCAGTGTGAGCGCATGGCGGAGAAGCTCAATAACATTGCCGCAGGCCGCTATAACGGCCTGACTGCTGCTGTTGCCGCCATAGCCGGGCGCATTGCCGGCGAACTGGAGCAGCATGGGCACGACGACATTAACGCGCTGGTATTGCCGCTTTCCAAGGTGAACGCCAGCATGGCTTGCAGCGTCGGCGGCAAAAACGCCAATCTGGGTGAATTGCGCAATATGCTTGACATGCCCGTGCCGCGCGGTTTTGCCGTAACCGTACAGGCAGGGAGCATGCTGCTTTTGCGCCCAAGGGGATTGTTCAAAAATATTTATGACCAACTGCGCGCTATTGATCCCGAAACGCCGTCTACGGCTCGTGAAGCGTCTAAAACGATAGAAGCACTTATTCTTGAAGTAGAAACGCCCCCTGACGTGGCGGATGCCCTGTTTTCAGCGTGGGATGAAGCCTTCGGCAGTGGTGACGGTGCTATTCTGGCTGCGTTGCGTTCCAGCGCGATTGCTGAAGATGGCGCTCAATCTTTTGCCGGACAGTATCGAAGCATTATGGGGGTTTCCCGCCGCAGGCTTTTGACGGCATTTAAGCAAGTTGTTGCCAGTCTTTTTTCTGAGCACGCTCTGGCCTACAGAAGCATGCACGGTTATCCGCTGGAAGCGACGGGTATGGGAGTGTGTTGTCTGGAAATGGTGCACGCAAAAAGCGCCGGCGTGGCTTTTTCCAGACATCCTGTTGACTTGCGTTCAAATTGCGTTATGATCAACGGCCTTTGGGGCCTTGGTGAAATGGTTGCGGACGGTGTCAGTACCCCGGACGTATGGCTGGTTTCCAGAGCTACAAAGCACGTGACTAACGAGATTGTCGCCCATAAAAAATTCATGATGACGCTTGCCGAATCCGGCGCTGAAAGGTTACCCCATATTGTGGACGTACCGGAAGCGTTGCGCGACGCCCCCTGCCTGACGCGCGATCAGGTGGAGCAAATAGCCGCCCTTGCGCTTGAACTGGAGTGTCACTACCAGTTTCCTCAGGACATGGAATGGGCGATAGACGAAAACGGCGCTGTTGTTCTGCTGCAAACCCGGCCTATGGGTATTGACAGCACGGCGGAATTGGACGCCGCCACGCTCGACAACGTTAACCCCTTGTTTTCAGGAGCTGATGTGGCGGCAAGGGGTGTTGGCTGTGGAGTTGTGACGCCGCTTAAGCCGGGTGGAGATATAACACACTTTCCTGAAGGCGGCGTCATGCTGCTCGCCCATTCCTCGCCCAGTGTGACGACCGCCATACAGCGCGCTTCAGCAATTATTGCTGAAACAGGCAGCCTCACAGGGCATATGGCCTCTCTTTGCCGCGAATTCGGCGTTCCCACCCTGATGAATGTACCCGGTGCGACATCCAGCCTCACGGCGGGGCAGCTCGTCACTGTTGACGCATTCTCTGGACGTATTTTTCATGGTGAAATTCCTGAACTTTTAGCCCTTGCTTCAAGCCCGAGGCAGCCCAATATCAATACGCCAGTCTTGTGTTTGTTGCGGCGTGTGGCGCCGCATCTTTTCCCTCTGCATTTGACAGACCCGAACTCTGCCCTTTTTTCTCCGGAAAACTGTCTTTCTCTGCATGATGTCATGCGTTACGCGCACGAAAAGAGCTATACAGAAATGTTTCAGATATCCGACAGCCTGTCTGAAAGCAGTGCTGGCGCGTCAAGCCGTCTTGTCTGTAACGTACCCCTTGATCTTTTTATTATTGACCTAGGCGGCGGTTTGCAACATCCTGAGTACAGATCTGTCGGTCCGGCGGATATTTTGAGCGCGCCCTTCAGACAGGTGATCAACGGCATGACCCATCCCGACGTGCAGGCAAAAGGTCCCCGTCCGGTGAACATGCGCGGTTTTCTTTCCGTCGTGGGGCGGAGCATGATAGGCGACAATCAGCAGAAGGATGGAGCGCGTTTCGGCGAGCGCAGTTATGCCATTGTCTCTGACCGTTATCTCAATTTTTCTTCACGTATAGGCTATCACTACGCCATTCTGGACACTTGGTGCGGCGATACTCTCAGCAAGAATTACATACGGTTTGAGTTTGCCGGAGGCGGCGCCGGCAATAAACAGCGCGCCAAGCGCGTACAGTGCATAGCTTTGATTCTTTCTAAACTCGGCTTTACTGTCGACGTGACAGGGGACAGAGCGTACGCGCGATTCAGAAAATATCCCAAGCTTGAAATGCTCCCGCGGCTGGATCAGCTTGGGCGTTTGCTCATCATGACCCGGCAGATGGATATGCTCATGGTGGATGAAGAGTCTGTTCAGCTTTATGCCACGAAGTTTCTTAACGGCGAATATCATTAA
- a CDS encoding MFS transporter, translating into MFFPSAPHVGASRAGTPSEPPKALLSRDFILLFCLAMCSNSHIAVFYCFEQWLEGIAVSPNYRGALISSMFAMVLLCRPPASFLLLRGGRLPALALSTAVLICVMLCYPWIAGKHIIGEVLLLRIIQGIALAVQSSCVVSVLVSCIPSGQSARGFALFSLTMLLPYSIIPAMSEHVLLPLLGDGGAEPRLFAMTAVLGLLSLVMVMPLSSRLKTPEMPSGSLNSVPGRDIWHAVRHSGLMFVYLGCLSFSIMTILAIFFIKGLCSVTGAHPAWFFSIYTVTIILVRLIGSRRLDTLPRYSVISLCAADLAFSMLGLAWGPLWSFVPLTCMYGFGLGLLYPLMAAVVYDRSTPETRSINSNAMMTAFDASGMLAPLIGGLVVHAGFGYRGVFVVTAVAAALCGMCMLADKLRLHLQERRDCI; encoded by the coding sequence ATGTTTTTCCCCTCTGCCCCGCATGTCGGCGCATCAAGAGCCGGTACCCCCTCTGAGCCGCCCAAGGCACTCTTGAGCCGCGATTTTATTTTACTTTTTTGTCTTGCAATGTGCAGCAACAGCCACATCGCTGTTTTTTATTGTTTTGAACAATGGCTGGAGGGGATTGCCGTCAGTCCCAACTACCGCGGTGCGCTGATTTCCTCAATGTTTGCCATGGTGCTGCTGTGCCGGCCGCCAGCCAGCTTTTTGCTGCTGAGAGGCGGCAGGTTGCCTGCTCTTGCGCTTTCCACAGCCGTTCTGATCTGTGTTATGCTGTGCTATCCTTGGATAGCGGGCAAACATATCATCGGCGAGGTGCTGCTGCTGCGCATTATTCAGGGCATTGCGCTTGCTGTGCAGTCCAGTTGCGTTGTTTCCGTGCTGGTCAGCTGCATTCCCTCCGGGCAGAGCGCGCGCGGCTTTGCGCTGTTTTCCCTGACCATGCTTCTGCCGTATTCGATTATTCCGGCGATGTCTGAACATGTTTTGCTGCCTCTGCTCGGCGACGGCGGCGCAGAACCACGTCTTTTCGCCATGACGGCCGTCTTGGGACTGCTTTCTCTCGTGATGGTGATGCCTCTCTCGTCGCGTCTGAAAACTCCGGAGATGCCATCAGGCAGTCTGAACAGCGTTCCCGGACGCGATATTTGGCATGCTGTGCGCCATTCGGGCTTGATGTTCGTGTATCTGGGCTGTTTGTCTTTCAGCATCATGACCATTCTGGCGATCTTTTTTATAAAGGGCCTGTGTTCCGTCACCGGCGCACATCCGGCATGGTTTTTTTCCATCTATACCGTGACCATCATTCTGGTGCGCCTAATCGGCAGCCGCCGCCTTGATACCTTGCCGCGCTACAGCGTAATATCCTTGTGCGCCGCCGATCTGGCCTTTAGCATGCTGGGACTTGCCTGGGGTCCGCTTTGGTCTTTTGTGCCGCTCACCTGCATGTACGGTTTCGGGCTTGGCCTGCTCTATCCCCTGATGGCTGCAGTTGTGTATGACCGTTCCACGCCGGAGACTCGGTCCATCAATTCAAACGCGATGATGACAGCCTTTGACGCCAGCGGCATGCTGGCCCCGCTGATCGGCGGCCTTGTCGTCCACGCGGGCTTCGGCTACAGGGGAGTATTTGTGGTGACCGCCGTCGCGGCAGCACTGTGCGGAATGTGCATGCTCGCAGACAAGCTGCGGCTACATCTGCAGGAGCGACGCGATTGTATATAA
- a CDS encoding bifunctional adenosylcobinamide kinase/adenosylcobinamide-phosphate guanylyltransferase: protein MKNSALLFVGGVRSGKSGLAVRWAERQAQRRLFLATCKPQDAEMAERVAAHRAERGVGWQCVEETMNPQGVLRALAAARSDDGPGVLLLDCVSMWVANMLTAGLTRDVALDKVAALAAYLVAVGIPIALVSSETGLGLVAPTSLGRQFQNALGRANQMLAGACGTVIFVSCGLPVALKGALPEELC from the coding sequence GTGAAAAATTCCGCACTGCTCTTTGTCGGCGGCGTACGTAGCGGCAAAAGCGGTCTCGCCGTGCGATGGGCGGAGCGGCAGGCGCAGCGTCGGCTCTTTCTTGCCACATGCAAACCGCAGGATGCGGAAATGGCTGAACGCGTTGCCGCGCACAGGGCTGAACGCGGCGTCGGCTGGCAATGTGTTGAAGAAACGATGAATCCGCAGGGTGTCTTGCGCGCTCTTGCCGCAGCCCGCTCCGACGACGGACCGGGCGTATTGCTGCTCGACTGCGTCAGCATGTGGGTGGCCAACATGTTGACCGCCGGTCTGACGCGGGACGTCGCACTGGACAAAGTCGCCGCCCTTGCGGCTTACCTTGTCGCCGTCGGCATTCCTATCGCCCTTGTCAGCTCGGAAACAGGCCTCGGTCTTGTGGCACCCACATCTTTGGGACGTCAGTTTCAGAACGCCCTCGGCCGCGCCAATCAGATGCTGGCAGGCGCCTGCGGTACGGTGATCTTTGTGAGCTGCGGCCTGCCCGTCGCGCTCAAGGGCGCGCTGCCGGAGGAACTATGCTGA
- the ahbA gene encoding siroheme decarboxylase subunit alpha, with product MPHTTKIRARGEKQLALDSTDRRLLDIIQTDFPLLSRPYAELGKRIGISEEEAIARVRAMREKCVIRRLGANFWSAGIGFVSTLCAAKVPQDLLESFIADVNAQPGVTHNYLRDHSYNVWFTLISPSREEIQTILNGVSERTGVPVLNLPATKIFKIRVDFRMT from the coding sequence ATGCCGCATACAACAAAAATACGTGCGCGAGGCGAAAAGCAGCTTGCTTTGGACAGCACGGATCGACGACTGCTGGACATCATACAGACAGACTTCCCTCTGCTTTCCCGACCCTATGCTGAACTCGGCAAACGCATCGGCATATCGGAAGAAGAGGCGATTGCCCGTGTGCGGGCCATGCGCGAGAAATGTGTTATCCGGCGACTAGGGGCCAATTTTTGGTCCGCCGGGATTGGCTTTGTCTCGACACTGTGTGCGGCCAAAGTGCCGCAAGACCTTCTGGAGTCGTTTATTGCCGACGTCAATGCGCAACCCGGCGTAACTCACAATTATCTACGCGACCACAGCTATAATGTGTGGTTTACCTTGATCAGCCCTTCGCGTGAAGAAATTCAGACCATACTGAACGGCGTCAGCGAGCGCACAGGTGTGCCGGTGCTCAACCTTCCAGCCACGAAAATTTTCAAAATTCGCGTGGATTTTCGTATGACCTGA
- the ahbD gene encoding heme b synthase, protein MPDTRAPAARLHAVTAHELEDGIPRCRLIAWEITRSCNLACRHCRAEAYKEPYEGELSTTEARNLIDTFPEVGNPIVIFTGGDPMMRPDVYELVAYTHNKGLTCAFSPNGTLIDADNAKKLKQIGVDRCSISIDGPDAQSHDAFRGVSGAFAASLRGIEHLKNADLPFQINTTVTRDNLASFKKIFALCERLEAAAWHIFLLVPVGRAAGLADQVITAKEYEDALHWLYEFRKTTGMHLKATCAPHYYRILRQRAHAEGLRVTSDTFGMDALTRGCLGGTGFCFISHTGQVQPCGYLDLDCGNVKTSPFPKIWRASGYFRQFRDQTCYGGKCGQCEYHNVCGGCRARAYSMYGDHLAEEPLCNYMPTR, encoded by the coding sequence ATGCCGGATACACGCGCTCCGGCGGCGCGTTTACATGCCGTCACGGCACACGAGCTTGAAGACGGCATCCCCCGTTGCCGCCTGATAGCGTGGGAAATCACCCGCTCCTGCAATCTGGCGTGCCGACACTGCCGGGCCGAGGCATACAAAGAGCCGTACGAGGGTGAACTTTCCACAACAGAGGCACGCAATCTTATTGATACTTTCCCGGAAGTGGGCAATCCCATCGTTATTTTTACGGGCGGCGACCCCATGATGCGCCCAGACGTGTATGAGCTTGTGGCCTATACCCATAACAAAGGTCTGACCTGCGCCTTTTCCCCCAACGGTACACTGATCGACGCAGACAATGCAAAAAAATTGAAACAAATAGGGGTAGACCGCTGCTCCATATCCATTGATGGGCCGGACGCGCAAAGCCACGACGCCTTTCGCGGCGTGTCCGGCGCCTTTGCCGCCTCGCTGCGCGGCATTGAACACTTGAAAAACGCGGACCTGCCTTTTCAGATCAACACTACCGTGACTCGTGACAATCTGGCGAGCTTCAAAAAAATTTTTGCTCTCTGCGAGCGCCTTGAAGCCGCCGCCTGGCACATTTTTCTACTGGTTCCTGTGGGGCGTGCCGCAGGACTGGCGGATCAGGTCATCACGGCAAAGGAATATGAAGACGCTCTGCACTGGCTCTATGAGTTCCGCAAAACAACAGGCATGCACTTAAAAGCCACCTGCGCTCCGCACTATTACCGCATTTTGCGGCAGCGCGCGCATGCGGAAGGACTGCGCGTCACCTCGGATACATTCGGCATGGATGCGCTCACGCGCGGCTGTCTGGGCGGCACAGGCTTTTGCTTTATCAGCCATACCGGGCAGGTGCAGCCCTGCGGCTATTTGGATCTTGACTGCGGGAATGTCAAGACAAGTCCCTTTCCAAAAATCTGGAGGGCAAGCGGATACTTTCGCCAATTTCGCGACCAGACATGTTACGGGGGGAAATGCGGGCAATGTGAATACCACAATGTCTGCGGCGGCTGCCGTGCGCGGGCTTACAGCATGTACGGCGACCACCTTGCCGAGGAACCGCTGTGCAACTACATGCCCACCCGCTGA